The following are from one region of the Nicotiana tabacum cultivar K326 chromosome 3, ASM71507v2, whole genome shotgun sequence genome:
- the LOC107814620 gene encoding uncharacterized protein LOC107814620 yields MVSIFEMPFHLLPIIKPIRLPQNPIKTLVYTTIMSSWSCSRCTFLNPPLSSQKSSCQICSSDPPPSISPDPSISVIKPKWACKACTFLNPYHTISCDVCGTRASASGLANLETDDDDELDSSVGSVFMPLLRPCNNKGKNSSSRVPLRVDDDIKESIRARCVNAATKRKNREDTVGVEEDEIDSVGYRGVKTGTKAVDISDSVEQKPGKTLSASNSKALKILTYNVWFADIEMPKRMEALGDLIVLHSPDVICFQEVTPESYDIFQQSSWWKMYSCSISNVMELTRGYFCIQLSKLGVKSYSCKPFSNSIMGRELCIAEIEVQKDKTLVVATSHLESPCPGPPKWDQMFSKERVEQANEAVKLLETKPNVIFCGDMNWDDKLDGQFPLPDGWVDAWAKMKPEKIGWTYDTKSNKMLSANRTLQKRLDRFVCKLQDFSISDISMIGKEAIPNLTYVKEKKVKSEVKRLTLPVLPSDHFGLLLEISPQ; encoded by the exons ATGGTTTCAATATTCGAAATGCCCTTTCACTTGCTACCCATAATCAAACCAATTCGTCTCCCCCAAAACCCTATCAAAACCCTAGTTTACACCACAATCATGTCTTCTTGGTCATGTTCAAGGTGCACATTCTTGAACCCTCCTCTTTCATCCCAAAAATCATCCTGTCAAATCTGTTCATCTGACCCACCACCCTCAATTTCACCAGACCCATCAATTTCAGTCATAAAACCCAAATGGGCATGTAAAGCTTGCACCTTTTTGAACCCTTATCACACTATAAGCTGTGATGTATGTGGAACTAGGGCTTCAGCTTCTGGACTTGCTAATCTTGAaactgatgatgatgatgagttgGATTCTTCTGTTGGCAGTGTTTTTATGCCTTTATTGAGGCCTTGTAATAACAAGGGGAAAAATAGTAGTAGTAGGGTTCCTCTTAGGGTTGATGATGATATTAAGGAGTCTATTAGGGCTAGATGTGTAAATGCTGCAACCAAGAGAAAAAATAGAGAGGACACTGTTGGGGTTGAGGAGGATGAGATTGATTCTGTGGGATATAGGGGTGTTAAGACTGGAACTAAGGCGGTTGACATTTCGG ATTCAGTGGAGCAGAAACCAGGGAAAACTTTATCAGCCAGTAACTCCAAAGCGTTGAAGATCTTGACCTATAATGTATGGTTTGCAGATATAGAGATGCCCAAGAGGATGGAAGCTCTTGGTGACCTTATTGTACTGCATTCCCCAGATGTTATATGTTTTCAG GAGGTTACTCCAGAAAGTTATGACATTTTTCAGCAGTCTAGTTGGTGGAAAATGTATTCTTGTTCAATTTCAAATGTGATGGAACTTACGAGAGGATACTTCTGCATACAG TTAAGCAAACTTGGAGTGAAATCCTACAGTTGCAAACCATTTAGCAATTCGATAATGGGAAGGGAACTGTGTATTGCTGAGATCGAAGTTCAGAAAGATAAGACGTTGGTTGTTGCTACCAGCCATCTTGAGAGTCCCTGCCCTGGGCCACCCAAATGGGATCAAATGTTCAGCAAGGAACGTGTGGAGCAAGCTAATGAAGCTGTGAAGTTACTTGAGACAAAGCCAAATGTAATTTTTTGTGGTGATATGAACTGGGATGACAAACTGGATGGTCAATTTCCTCTACCTGATGGGTGGGTTGATGCTTGGGCAAAAATGAAGCCTGAAAAAATTGGTTGGACATACGACACCAAGTCAAACAAAATGTTAAGTGCCAACCGGACACTGCAGAAACGTTTGGACAGGTTTGTTTGCAAACTGCAAGATTTCAGTATAAGTGATATTAGTATGATTGGGAAGGAAGCAATTCCAAATCTCACATATGTCAAAGAGAAAAAAGTGAAGAGTGAAGTTAAGAGACTGACACTACCTGTTTTGCCTAGCGATCATTTTGGCCTGCTTTTGGAGATCTCTCCTCAGTAG